The genomic window GTCTGTTTCTACCTGACTTACATCACTGCCTTCGGGCAAGTAGTATTCTAACAGAAACTGGTTGTATGGTGAGTTGGGGAAAAAATCTTTTTTCACAAACTTAAAAGACCAAAACGAAGCCACCAATAGCACCACCATTAGGATGGCCATCATGCTTTTGTGCAACAACGAAAATCGTATCACCTTATCAAACCATCTATAAAAAACACCTTGGTTTGTTTCTATCTCACCCGATTTACTTTTTTTCTGTCGCCCTTTACGATAAAAAAACTGCGCCATAAATGGGGTTTGTATCAAGGCCAATATCCAACTTAAAAACAAGGATATGGCGAGCACATAAAACAAAGGTCTTAAAAACTCACCAGCCGCCGTTGAGTTAAAGGCCAATGGAAGAAAAGCCAGAATGGCCACCAAGGTGGCACCCAATAAGGGCATAGCCGATTTTTTAGCCGTAGCCACAAAAGCTTTCTTTTGCTTTATTCCTTTTTGCAGATCAACCAATATGCCATCAACTACCACAATGGAGTTATCGACCAACATACCCATGGCAATAATAATAGCTGCCAGGGATACACGGTGCAGTTCAATACCTGTGGCACCCATTACAATAAAAGTGGTAAGAATGGTAAACACCAGTCCACTAGCTATCAGCAGGCCGGCTCTGAAGCCCATAGCCAGCAAAAGCACTACTACCACAATAAGCACCGACTCTATCAGGTTGATCATAAAATCATTGATTGCATCATCCACATTTTTATGCTGAAAATACACCGGATGAATTTCGATGCCTACGGGCAAGGATTCCTCTATTTTTTGCAAACGCTCCTCCACTCTTTCACCCAACTCAATCACGTTACCGCCTGCCTCCATCGAGAGCGCCAGGCTAATCGCAGGAAATCCATTGTACTTTAGGCGCTCGGTTACGGGATCGTAAAAATCTCTTGTTACTCTGGCGATCTGTCCCAAACGGTAACGCCCACCATTACTAAGCTTAACTTCAAAGTTTTTTATTTCGTCGATACTTTGAAATTTGTTGCCTATGTTTACGCGTATTCGCTGACTGCCGGACACAAAACTACCGGCATCCACCGTTTGCCCCTGATCGTGAAAAGCCTGAAAAATCATCATTGGATTAACACCCAGGGTGGCAAAATATTCGTTATTGAAACTTATATTTACTACCTCTCGCTGCTTACCGAATGTTTCTATACGCTTTACACCATTAATATCTAACAATTCTTTGCTGATATCGTCCACATAGTTCTGGAAATCGTAATAATCATGACCATCGTTAGAGATAGCCATAAATATACCACTCACATCGCCAAAGTCATCGTTAATATTAGGTGCTCCTGCACCGCTGGGAAGCCCACCCTTGGCATCGTTTACTTTACGTCGCAGGTGATCCCATAGCTGGGGTAATTGGGAACTGGGCACACCCGATTCGATGGTTATTTGTATCTCGGACAAACCGGGCATGGATCGTGACTCAATATGATCGATGTGTTCGAGGCGCTGAATAGCCTTTTCGAGAATGTCGGTAACTTCTTTCTCTACTTCCTTAGCAGTGGCTCCGGGATAGGATGTAATCACCACTGCCGCCTTAACAGGTATTTCGGGATCTTCGAGCTTACCCATGGAACCAAAGGACATGATGCCTCCCACCACAAGCGAAATAAAAACGAAGCTCAAAAAAGCTTTTTTTGATAATATTTTATCTAACATATTAAATAGTTAATTACGATATAAGCTGTTGTTCTAAATATGTCTACAGCTTTTTTACACTTTGATTTTCGCTTAGGCTGTGTACACCTGCGGTAACTACATATTCGTCGCCCCTTAAACCGGCCATTACGGATAGGTAACCTTTGTTTTCGAATTCCTTTATTTTAACTTCCTGGCTTAACACAACAGAATCTTCGGGATTTAGAATCCATACGTAAGCCTTGCCATTTTTATAGAAAACAGATTCTACTGGTACATTTAATGTAGGCTCTGCTACAGCCGGCATCTTTATTTTTATGGCTACCGACATGCCAGGCTTTAAGCTATTCAACTTATCATTATCTACCTGCAAACGCACATCGAACATATCGTTACCGTTTGATTTTTCGTTTACTGACAGCAACCTGGCGGGCATGTTATACATTTTGGCATTTGGAATATCGCAGCTTATCTTTTCAAATTCCGAAGCCAGGTTCACTTTGCTCTCGGGCAAACTAAAACGTACTTCGAGATGACTTACATCGAGCAGGGAGTAGATAGGTTTACCCGGTGTTACGTTCTCGGCTTTGTCAATGTGCTTGCGATAGATATAGCCATCGAAGGGTGCTTTAAGCTCGGTGTCGTCCAAAGCATTTTGAGCCGACTCGTAAGCACTTTTTGTGGATAGATAAGCGGCTTCTAAACTTTCCAGCGTGTTAATAGGGAGCTTATTTTTTTTGTATAGCTCCTTGTAACGCGCATACTCGCCCTTAGCATGTTTGTATTGCGCCGATGCCGACTGTAGTTTTATTTTATAATCGCGTGGATTGACTCTGGCAATCACCTGACCTTCTTTTACATAGTCGCCTTCGCTGGCCAATACTTCATATACATCGCCACCTACCTTAAAAGCCACGTTAACATCTCTTTTTTCCTTTAGCTGACCATGAAACACAATCTCTTTATTATCGATGCCCATATTTATTTTTTCCACCTTTACATATCTGGCTTTTGGGACCTCGGTAGGTTTTTCTGTTCCACATGCCGAAAATCCAATTCCAACTGTCAGCAGTATTATTAACGACTGCAAAATTCTTTTTGTCATGATTTTGATTTTATTTTTTTTGAATGACAAAACTACTCGCTTGTGTGTAGCTATTTTCAGAAAATTGCAGGAAGGGGCTTTATGGGTGTATGAAGCTGTGTATGGTGGGTTTAAAGCGAAAGGAAAGCTGTGTTCGGTAATCGGTAATCGGTGCCCCGGTGTTTGGTGTTCAGTATGTAGGTTTGTTTTTAAACCTCGGGGTGCGACTATAATTTTACCATTTATATTTGATTTCAAAATCATACCGATAGAGATTTAAAGGCTCTATTCTTTTACCAAAAAAAAGGAGAGTATTTATTTACAGCGGGGGAATTGGTCTATTATAGAAATGCAAGCTACAACGATTCCCCGACTTAAAAATGGAGGGATGGATGCTATGAGGTACGAATAGCAGACGGGGTGGTTGTGAAGCCTTGCCTCTGAAATCTTGCCACTGAAATAACCCACATCAAAAAATAAAGCGTATAGACCCCATCCCTGCAACTTCGTTGCAGTACTTCCCCTTTTTTTTTTACGGAAAAAGGGGAAGAGCCGCCTCCGGTGATAAAACTCTGCATTATTTTAAGGACTTATCAGCTCCAAGCCAAAAAAGAGAAAGCATTATTTGCAGCGGAGTGATTGGCGTATTATAGAAATGCAAGCTACAACGATTCCCCGCCTTAAAAAAGGCGGGGTGGATGATATTGAGGTACGAAATAGCAGACGGGGTGGTTGTGAGCCTTTCCGATAAAAGAATGCACATGTAAGCATGCATTTAACAGTTGCCCGGCAATACGGTTTTCAAATTACTTTAGCCTTTGCTCCAGGTGAAGCGTTATTGCAACTTAAGCTCGCCAAAGAATTTCGGTTGGTGGAAATCGGGCTTCGGGGTATCAATGGGCTGCCAGCTTACAAAATGCGGATACTTTGTTTCGTCGCCACACTTATAAAAGTTGCAATAAATGGTTTGCCCTTTTTCTACTTTTATCATATCAAAGGGTATCTGTGCCAGCAACCACCATTGGGCATCCACGTTTTCTTTGCCTATAATTTCCTTGCCCAGTGAAGTCTCTCTTTTTATAAGGCTTGTTTTACTTTGGCTCATCCGCACCCTATCGTCACGATGTTTGCCCACGCCGGCCAGCGCGGTTCCGATACACGAAAACTCAAAATTAAAATACTCGCCACCTTTTTCTGTCGAAATAAAAGCTTCCACACAGCTATCTTCCCAAACCGAGTCGTTATCGTTTACATAGGTAGCTCTCACATTTTTTTCATCTACATTAAAAAGGATGAAAAGATATTGACCGTTATGAGCCAGCTTAAACTTTGCTGCTGGCTTATAGCTATATTCCTTCCAGTTGAGCTGGTCAATCTTTCCCTCGAAACCACGCTCTGTAATCAAATCTCTTTTTTGCCTCGAAGTTAAATCTCCGAGTTCGGCAATAAAAGGAATGGTATTGTTTTGTGTTTTATTCATCTTTTTTCTGTTTATAGTTGACTTTGATTGCAGAATAAGCTCTGGCTAATCTGTAGGGTGAATCCTCCGTAAGTTCGGTTCTTAAAATGCCAATGACCAATTACCTCTGATGGGTAATTGGCCATTGCATTATTAGAATAAGATAAATTATCCTTCCATTGATTTTTCCAACTCCCTGGCCTGGTTTAGGAACTCCTCTACATTCATTTCCTTAAAGTAGATAAGACCATGACTGGCACGTATTCTGGAATCCTCGTTGGTATAAAAATAATCTTTACCTAAGAGGTACTGAATATTACCGAGTTGTTCAACCCAAATTTGTTGTGCCAGATCACTAAATTTACCATCCAGCTCATGACTTGGGAACGAAGCATTAACCTGACTCAGGTAACAATCGCTAAAGGATTTATCCAACACACTCATTGCATTGAGGCTTACGGGTACAATTACATTTGCTTCGGAAGGAGCAAACTTAAACCAAACGTTGCGATAGCCCCATATGCGCAGATTGCTCAAATCCTCTTCCTTTTGCCACATACGCACAGCTTCGGCAATTGCCTGTAGTACTTTGTAGTGGGTATCGGGTCCGCTACCTTCGGGGTCGAGTGCCAAGCTGATAACCGTTGGCTTTTCTTTTCTGAACTCTTCCAAAATAGGTGCTACATCCCGGCCGCGTTCCGGCTGCTCAGTAAAAATATCTCCTGTATAAAATCCTAAGCGCAAGTGACGTACATTTTTAACCTGTACTCCTGAATGTGCCCATACCAGCTCCTCCTCAAACTCGCGAACCATACCTTTAATCTTCTGAATCTTGGGTGGATTCTTTTGTCCATCGTAGCTCTCGGCAATGTTGGCCAATATCGCATTGATGGTGTTTCGCAATTCCTCTTTCGATTTAACCTGCCATATTTCTACAATGGCACGCACCACGCGGTGACTTAAACCACGATCCCTTCCTTCGGGGTTTTTGGAAGCTACATTAATTAAGAAATGATATACATCCTTGTCCCACTTAAACTTATATCCGGACTCAAAGAAATCGGGATACTCCACCATTTGAATTTTTCCCTGGTCGAGGAATTTTTTAGTGTTTTGTAGTGTTTCGGTAATAAAGTCGTTGGTAACAGCGGTAAATCCGGAAGTTAACACAGAAAATATCGACTTATTACTCTCTTCTCTTAAAATACGGTTTACATGGGGCTGAATACCCAATTGAACATCATCGTGGTGTGGCCCGGTGTGGTAAAACACTTGATTTTCTTCGGGCTTTAAGCCGGCTTGTATCTTGGCTTTTACCCTTTCCATCACCTCTTCTACAGTTTCTAAGGATAAATTAGGAATGAGGCTAGTATATGGATCTGTTTTTAAATCCGAAAGCTCCAGGTTAGGACCATACTTGTTAATGCGTCGGCATAGGTCAATGATGGATCTTTCTGTTTTCTCCATCGTCCACTCACCCTCTCTATAATAGGCATCCACGCTATCATGAAGCTTTAGGCCTGCACTCTTGGTGATATAAAACCTACTATTGGGCAGTCGTTGCAGTACGGTAGCGGGATACATAACAGCCGGTTCCTGCTCTAATGCGTTTTTAACAACCCCAGCTTTGGCCTCTCCGGCAGCAAATATCAATGCTACAGCATCTTTGTTGTGTGTAATGGTATCCAGTCCGATGGTGATAACCAATCGATTTTTAGAAACCTCAATTCCACCCAAATCGCCTGCTGCCTGAGCCTGACATTCGAAGTTTGTTTTAGTTAAGCGCGTTGTGCAAAAATGGTCGGATCCACGTGTATTAAAGGCAATGTGTCCATCAGGGCCGATACCTCCCAAGAAAAATCCTATACCCCCTTTATCTCTGATCTTACGCTCGTACTCCACACACCAATCGTCGATTAAGAAGATCGATTGCTGCTGTTCTTTTTCTTGTGGTGTTTTGGCCGAACGATAACGTAAAGAAACATCTACAATACTATCCGGAAACACCTCTGAAAAGTGCTTACCGTCTACCAGAGGAATTTCATCTGAGTTAATAAGCAAAGCACGTTTAGGATCCAGACCAAAACCTTTGATATAATACTCATTTACATAATGGTAAAAACTATTTTTTTGTGTTGAACTGATGGGGTAAAACTCATCTATCTGCACAAACTGAAGCTTGCTCAAATCGGGCTTGTTTTTTACCTTCAACCCGTTCTCGTCACGAATCTTTTTGCCCTCCGCATTGTCCCAGTTTTCGAGTAAAAACTGTGTCCATCGTATAAAATACTCTGGTGTTTTTCCTGTAGGCAAACTGATTACACCCTCTGGGTTTTCGGCTACCCACTCCAAAAAACGCAGCGCGGTGAACATACCCAATTTGGGAAAGTTATCCACCGGTATGTAATTAATTTTGGTGGTTGTTTTCTTCACTCCTGATTTTTGAAAAAAACTCTTTTCTACTTCTGTAAAGGCTTTGCTACTCATAACATTATCGATTTTTATTGAATTTACTATTATTTATAATACGCTATTACACAATCTTTTATCTAAGGGCTGCTTGATTATCTAGTGTATATAGATCTTTCTAACACAACTGAGATGGCCCCCAACACTCCGGCATCTTTACCCAACTCCGAAACCATAAGCCTGGTATCCTCCCTTAGTTTTGGAATACAATAAGTTAAAAGGGATTGTTTAATCGGGGTCAAGAGATATTCATTGGCTCTTGAAACGGTACCTCCTAAAATAATTAGCTCGGGGTTGAGTATTTGTAAGAGATACGAGATGCCTTTACCTAATTTTTGGCCCATATTATTTATCAGGTTTATAGCAAACTGATCGCCCTCCCGGGCAGCATTCACTATGTCCTCGGGCGATATTTGGCTTTCTGTGTCTGTTACAAAACGATGCAACACCGATTTGGCATTATTTTTCAGTTCCAAAGTAGCTTGTTTTACCATAGCCATTCCTGAGGCAATAGTTTCCAAACAACCGCATTTGCCACAAATGCACAATTCACCATCCTCCTCAATTAAAATATGACTAAATTCTCCTGCCAATCCGGAATTGCCTTTATATAGCTTTCCGTTTAAAATCATACCCATTCCTACACCCCAATCCAGTTGTATTACCAAAGCATTTTTTGAATGACTTGCCAGGCCGAGACGCCATTCGGCAAGAGCACGAGCTTTGGAGTCATTTTCGATATATACCGGCAAATTCAGCTTATCCTCGAAAGTGTGTTGCAATGATTTATCCGTTGATGATAGATAGGTAAAACTGATTCCTGAATCGGAATCCACCAATCCTGGAATATTGATACCTACACCTAATATTTTTTCTTTGCTGATACCTATTTCATGGATAACCTCGCTTGAAAAAGCACAAATATCATCAATCAGTCCCAGATCGTTACCCAATTTAATTTTACGTGTTTTTGTTCCGGAGATATTTTGCAATTCGTTATTGTAAAGAGCAACAGAAACGCGCTTTCGTCCTAAATCGATACCAAGAAGATAAACAGAGTTTTTTACCAATCCGTAAATATTAGGGCGCCTGCCACCAATTGATTCACCCTTGCCTCTCGACTCTACAAGTTTTTCTTCGATAAGCTCATTGATATAACTATGTGTGGTAGGCGAACTCAAATTAAAAGCTTGGGCAATGTCAGTTCCACTGAGCGAACCGTGACGATACAAATATTTAATGATTCTCTTTTTTGTGAGAAATTTCTTTTTATCAATTCCAGTCAAATTATTTTGAACCTTAGAATTCCAGTAGATCATTTGTAAAGTATCATTGTTTTGGAAATACAAGTTTACGGCGTTTTTTTTATATCTGCAAATTCTTTTGTAATTTTTTACAAAAGTAGCTGTGGTAAGCCCATTTTTCTACCTTATGCAAAAATAAGTCGAATATTTTTAAAGAATTACAGCATTTCATGCACCATAAATGAACCATAAAATTATCACCGAAAAAGGCAGTAGATTAACTCAAGAACAATATCCCTATATACAACATACTATAATACAACATACTATAATTGCAGCTTAGCCTGTTAATTATATTTTAATGGCTCTTAACATTTCGCGTTTCCCGGGTGGTCCGGGCATACGTTCCACTTTAAAACCAACATCCTGCATCGTACGCCGCACAATTCCTTTGGCACAATAGGTAGTCAGTACACCTCCCGGCAGTAAAGCATTGTACGCCTTCTGAAACACCGCGCTACTCCATAGCTTGGGTTGTATGTCAGGAGCAAAAGCATCGAAGTAGATTATATGATACTTATTTTCTGGTTTATATTTTGTAAAGTCGCACTGCTGCTTGGTAAGGAAAAAGCGCGAGTCAAGCGCATTTTCTCTTCCCCAAGGCACCTGGTGTATTTTTTTAAACAGCGCTTTAAATTGTCCATCAAACAAAGCTCCATAATTCAATTGTTTTATAGTTTCCATATCCAGCGGATATTTTTCCAACGTACAATAGTGCACCTCCATTTCACCGCTGTTTACAGCACTCAAAAACGCATTTAACCCGGTACCAAAGCCAAACTCCAAAATATTTACCTGATTTGTTTGAACATGTTTTAAGCCGGCCTGAATAAACACATGCATCGCTTCGTTTACCGCTCCATTAACAGAATGGTAATGCTCGTTTAGTGCGGGCACATACAAAGTATGCGAACCATCCTTTGATAATTTAATCTCAATTTTAGTCATCAGTTAAATATTATCATCTTTTATTGATAGTTTTGAATGGAAAATTACATTAAATAAATAAGAATCAATGCGCATGATACATTCATGTGAAAGAGCGGATGTTAAACAACTTAGCTACAATATAATGATTTCGGGAGAGGGAAAAGAGGTGCAGCGAAAGATTATTCACATCGATATGGATGCGTTTTTTGCTTCCGTAGAACAACGCGACTTCCCACAGCTCAAGGGCAAGCCAGTAGTAGTGGGTAGCGCCTCACAACGTGGAGTGATAGCTGCTGCCAGCTACGAGGCACGGAAATACGGGATATATTCGGCCATGCCATCGCGCACGGCACTAAAAAAATGTCCGCATTTAATTTTCCAGCCACATCGTTTTGATGTATACAAATCCGTATCGGCACAGGTAATGGATATATTGCATGACTATACCGACAAGGTAGAACCTTTGAGCATAGATGAAGCTTTTTTAGATGTGAGCACCAACAAAAAAAATTACAGGTCGGCTACCCTTATTGCACGCGAAATACAGCAGCGCATCGAAGATGAAACGAAATTAACAGCATCGGCTGGCATCAGCGTAAACAAGTTTTTGGCTAAAATTGCCTCCGGTAAAAACAAACCAAACGGCTTATTTGTGATTAAACCAGATCAGGTACTGCCTTTTATAGAGCAATTACCTGTTAAAGAATTTTACGGTGTAGGCAAAAAGACCTCCGAAAAAATGAACCACCTGGGTATTTTCAGTGGCAAAGATATGCAGGCCTGGAGTCTGAACGGATTGGTTAAGCACTTTGGAAAAGCAGGTCGTTTTTTTTATTCCATCTGCAGAGGCCAGGACGACAGACCTGTTGTAGCCAACCGCACGCGCAAATCAGTGGGTATAGAAAACACGTATGGCGAAAATTTAACCACTTTAAGGGAAAGAACAGACCAACTGAACGTTCTGATCAATGGTTTGTGGCGGCGTACTATCCGTACACAAATGTACGGAAGAACAGTTACCTTAAAAATAAAGTTTAATGATTTTAAACAGCATACGTATAGCAAAACCACAGTACAAAAAATAGAAACACCCGATACACTTTCAGAAATTGCGCATGCATTACTTAATCAGGTAGTGTTTGACCGAAGCGTACGACTGATGGGCTTAAGTATTTCAAATTTAGATGACGGCAAGCACGAGAATATGCCGGTACAACTAACCCTGGATTTTGATTAAGGTAGTTTAAAATGGAAATAACTATCCCCCTGATTGTTACCCTTATTTCCCGAAAACATCCCCTGCTTGCAGCTGACAAGTTGCTCGCCACAAACAGGGGGAACATATTTTTAACGCAAACTATTGTACTCTATGCTCAATAATTATTTCAATTCTTGAATCTTGGTAAGCAATTCCATTGTCTTATTCATCAAGTCAGCACGAAGTTTCGAATAGTATCGCTTTACCAGCTTGGGGTTATCCTTACCGTCGGGATGGTTTGCCCTGGCCACAAATTCGTTTCGCATTTCAATTGCTTCACCCAAAATAGGAGAAACATCTTCATCTTTAATATTATCTATCAAAGTAAGTTTCATTAAACCTTGCGTAACTACTTCGGAGGCTAAATAATTAATGTCTTTTTTTAATTCTCTAATACTTGCCATCTTATCTGTTTTTTTTAAATATTACCGCAAGATACGTCATATTTTCTACGCTGCAAACAATGCAAATAAGGTAAGTAAAACAAGCATTGTAAATTTCGATTATACCTATAGATTTACAATGAAGTTTCATCCTACAATTAAGCAGGTTTGTAAAATTTTACCGCTGCTTTTCCGTTATAATTATTTTAAGCCATACGAATTAATTAATTTCGTATTTTAATAAAAATATTCCTAAAGTTTAAAAAAATAAATCTACACATACACCACTGCACGTATTTACTAATTCGCAGTTATGGGATTGATTTTTTGAGGAGATAAAACAGCTAAACATGAAAAAAATTTATCATTTATCCACTTGTTCCACCTGCAGGAGGATTATTAAAGAGGTTGGTCCTGATAGCAGTTTTATTTTACAAGATTTAAAAACAGAGGCCATTAGTGCAGAACAATTGGATTTTATAAGAGAACGCACCGGAAGCTATGCAAGTGTTTTCAACAAACAGGCCCGCAAATACCGCGAAATGGAACTCTATATACAAGAGCTAAGTGAGGATAGAATACGCGAACTTATTTTGGCAGAATATACTTTTTTAAAGCGTCCCCTATTTATTATTGGAAATACAGTATTTGTTGGCAATAGTCGCAAAGTGATTAATGAAATTAACAATTTTATGCGTGTACACTTGAGCAGCAATAAGAAGGATAAGGCTGGCCTAAAATAATGGCAGCGATTTGTTATAATCCTGATTCATCCACCTGCCCAAATTATTAGAGCCAAAACACTTCCGAATTTTTGCAAACGTAACGAGTTACTACAATTCAGCATGCCAACGGAAGTGATTATTCTGCCCGGGGAAGCAACCTTTTTCATATTCCCGCATCATATCCAAGTAATTTTTTAAACTTAATTGCTATGACAACTCAATTCGTTACGTACTTATGTTTGCTTGCATTATCGTTTACGGCTTGCGACAAAAACAACCACACACCCGAAAATAATCCCTACAAGCCCATAGCCCTGGATTTAAAATCCGCGTCGCTGGTAGAATCATCCAATACTTTTGGTGCAAATTTATTTAAGGAGATACTGGAAGATGAAGGTGAAAATGAAAATATTTTAATTTCGCCGTTGAGCATTTTCCAGGCACTTAGCATGACACGCAATGGAGCCAATGGACTCACCAGAGATGAAATGACTGCAGTGCTGGCCTTTGATGAATCGCAAGATGACGATTTAAATGTGTATCAGAAAAAACTGATGGATGCGCTTAAAAAGGCAGATAATAAACTGACCTTAGACATTGCCAATAGTATTTGGTACAGAAACGACGAAACGGTAGAACTTCCTTTTATCCAAGTAAATCAGGATTATTTTAATGCCGAGGTCAGCGCCCTTGATTTTTCGGATGCCGAAGGTGCTAAACGCACCATTAATAATTGGGTGGATAAAC from Saccharicrinis carchari includes these protein-coding regions:
- the dinB gene encoding DNA polymerase IV; the protein is MIHSCERADVKQLSYNIMISGEGKEVQRKIIHIDMDAFFASVEQRDFPQLKGKPVVVGSASQRGVIAAASYEARKYGIYSAMPSRTALKKCPHLIFQPHRFDVYKSVSAQVMDILHDYTDKVEPLSIDEAFLDVSTNKKNYRSATLIAREIQQRIEDETKLTASAGISVNKFLAKIASGKNKPNGLFVIKPDQVLPFIEQLPVKEFYGVGKKTSEKMNHLGIFSGKDMQAWSLNGLVKHFGKAGRFFYSICRGQDDRPVVANRTRKSVGIENTYGENLTTLRERTDQLNVLINGLWRRTIRTQMYGRTVTLKIKFNDFKQHTYSKTTVQKIETPDTLSEIAHALLNQVVFDRSVRLMGLSISNLDDGKHENMPVQLTLDFD
- the mnmD gene encoding tRNA (5-methylaminomethyl-2-thiouridine)(34)-methyltransferase MnmD is translated as MTKIEIKLSKDGSHTLYVPALNEHYHSVNGAVNEAMHVFIQAGLKHVQTNQVNILEFGFGTGLNAFLSAVNSGEMEVHYCTLEKYPLDMETIKQLNYGALFDGQFKALFKKIHQVPWGRENALDSRFFLTKQQCDFTKYKPENKYHIIYFDAFAPDIQPKLWSSAVFQKAYNALLPGGVLTTYCAKGIVRRTMQDVGFKVERMPGPPGKREMLRAIKI
- a CDS encoding carbohydrate-binding family 9-like protein; protein product: MNKTQNNTIPFIAELGDLTSRQKRDLITERGFEGKIDQLNWKEYSYKPAAKFKLAHNGQYLFILFNVDEKNVRATYVNDNDSVWEDSCVEAFISTEKGGEYFNFEFSCIGTALAGVGKHRDDRVRMSQSKTSLIKRETSLGKEIIGKENVDAQWWLLAQIPFDMIKVEKGQTIYCNFYKCGDETKYPHFVSWQPIDTPKPDFHQPKFFGELKLQ
- a CDS encoding efflux RND transporter permease subunit, translated to MLDKILSKKAFLSFVFISLVVGGIMSFGSMGKLEDPEIPVKAAVVITSYPGATAKEVEKEVTDILEKAIQRLEHIDHIESRSMPGLSEIQITIESGVPSSQLPQLWDHLRRKVNDAKGGLPSGAGAPNINDDFGDVSGIFMAISNDGHDYYDFQNYVDDISKELLDINGVKRIETFGKQREVVNISFNNEYFATLGVNPMMIFQAFHDQGQTVDAGSFVSGSQRIRVNIGNKFQSIDEIKNFEVKLSNGGRYRLGQIARVTRDFYDPVTERLKYNGFPAISLALSMEAGGNVIELGERVEERLQKIEESLPVGIEIHPVYFQHKNVDDAINDFMINLIESVLIVVVVLLLAMGFRAGLLIASGLVFTILTTFIVMGATGIELHRVSLAAIIIAMGMLVDNSIVVVDGILVDLQKGIKQKKAFVATAKKSAMPLLGATLVAILAFLPLAFNSTAAGEFLRPLFYVLAISLFLSWILALIQTPFMAQFFYRKGRQKKSKSGEIETNQGVFYRWFDKVIRFSLLHKSMMAILMVVLLVASFWSFKFVKKDFFPNSPYNQFLLEYYLPEGSDVSQVETDLELVQKEISQWEEIDFVVSALVRTPVRYTLSRPMNSMNMNYGELIISLKSEDDLNPVKQRLQEYVSQNYPQADARTRNYSSMGGDYKIQAMFQGPDDKVLFQLAEQAKAIMRKEEMAAFVNDNWRNPVKTLSPKYSQEKARKLGVTRGDMARAIAIATSGHPVGSFYDGEYRLPVMLKLNKTVADDVNQIASIPVWAGLPTSVSLEQLVDSIDMEWEYNVVRRYDAKRSIKVQADPAPGFTGVQLQTALTKKIEAIPLPEGYTLKWLGEIDSSTKANAALAENMPLAFLLMVIIIIGLFGNFRQPFIILCLMPLSFVGVILGFQVTGISFGFFSIIGTLGLMGMMIKNAVVLLDEINVEIKEGRDKLTAVINSAVSRLRPVMMASLTTILGMLPLLWDEMFKTMAVAIMFGLLVGTIITLIVVPVLYTVFYRVNTKALRK
- a CDS encoding ROK family transcriptional regulator, translated to MTGIDKKKFLTKKRIIKYLYRHGSLSGTDIAQAFNLSSPTTHSYINELIEEKLVESRGKGESIGGRRPNIYGLVKNSVYLLGIDLGRKRVSVALYNNELQNISGTKTRKIKLGNDLGLIDDICAFSSEVIHEIGISKEKILGVGINIPGLVDSDSGISFTYLSSTDKSLQHTFEDKLNLPVYIENDSKARALAEWRLGLASHSKNALVIQLDWGVGMGMILNGKLYKGNSGLAGEFSHILIEEDGELCICGKCGCLETIASGMAMVKQATLELKNNAKSVLHRFVTDTESQISPEDIVNAAREGDQFAINLINNMGQKLGKGISYLLQILNPELIILGGTVSRANEYLLTPIKQSLLTYCIPKLREDTRLMVSELGKDAGVLGAISVVLERSIYTR
- a CDS encoding glucosamine-6-phosphate isomerase, coding for MSSKAFTEVEKSFFQKSGVKKTTTKINYIPVDNFPKLGMFTALRFLEWVAENPEGVISLPTGKTPEYFIRWTQFLLENWDNAEGKKIRDENGLKVKNKPDLSKLQFVQIDEFYPISSTQKNSFYHYVNEYYIKGFGLDPKRALLINSDEIPLVDGKHFSEVFPDSIVDVSLRYRSAKTPQEKEQQQSIFLIDDWCVEYERKIRDKGGIGFFLGGIGPDGHIAFNTRGSDHFCTTRLTKTNFECQAQAAGDLGGIEVSKNRLVITIGLDTITHNKDAVALIFAAGEAKAGVVKNALEQEPAVMYPATVLQRLPNSRFYITKSAGLKLHDSVDAYYREGEWTMEKTERSIIDLCRRINKYGPNLELSDLKTDPYTSLIPNLSLETVEEVMERVKAKIQAGLKPEENQVFYHTGPHHDDVQLGIQPHVNRILREESNKSIFSVLTSGFTAVTNDFITETLQNTKKFLDQGKIQMVEYPDFFESGYKFKWDKDVYHFLINVASKNPEGRDRGLSHRVVRAIVEIWQVKSKEELRNTINAILANIAESYDGQKNPPKIQKIKGMVREFEEELVWAHSGVQVKNVRHLRLGFYTGDIFTEQPERGRDVAPILEEFRKEKPTVISLALDPEGSGPDTHYKVLQAIAEAVRMWQKEEDLSNLRIWGYRNVWFKFAPSEANVIVPVSLNAMSVLDKSFSDCYLSQVNASFPSHELDGKFSDLAQQIWVEQLGNIQYLLGKDYFYTNEDSRIRASHGLIYFKEMNVEEFLNQARELEKSMEG
- a CDS encoding efflux RND transporter periplasmic adaptor subunit, producing the protein MTKRILQSLIILLTVGIGFSACGTEKPTEVPKARYVKVEKINMGIDNKEIVFHGQLKEKRDVNVAFKVGGDVYEVLASEGDYVKEGQVIARVNPRDYKIKLQSASAQYKHAKGEYARYKELYKKNKLPINTLESLEAAYLSTKSAYESAQNALDDTELKAPFDGYIYRKHIDKAENVTPGKPIYSLLDVSHLEVRFSLPESKVNLASEFEKISCDIPNAKMYNMPARLLSVNEKSNGNDMFDVRLQVDNDKLNSLKPGMSVAIKIKMPAVAEPTLNVPVESVFYKNGKAYVWILNPEDSVVLSQEVKIKEFENKGYLSVMAGLRGDEYVVTAGVHSLSENQSVKKL